The Chrysemys picta bellii isolate R12L10 chromosome 5, ASM1138683v2, whole genome shotgun sequence genome includes a window with the following:
- the LOC101933898 gene encoding programmed cell death protein 4-like isoform X2 gives MGQSAPCFPPFPEPWLSLAAVEPLLRGQATCQAGSEDEALEEELMDGDESRSWTPQEKALHEARLKAKAKRRLRRTSSRDSTREPAPEGGEPSPDPSSPKGKTNDRKSRMGKGRGLPKKGGAGGKGVWGAPGLVYGYQEPDARDPNYDESSQGDTVYATVTPELEEGELEKNVHPMVLEYFEHGDTLEVMELLKELNLGSRKHAVPSLAVALALEGKASHRELTSRLLSDLVGKVMTSEDIARAFDKMLKDLPDLILDTPEAPQMLGQFIARAVADHALPLDFLDRYKGRVDCEHARAALDRAAVLLRIKRDVNQLDNVWGVGGGQRPVKHLIKEMNLLLREYLLSGEVSEAEHCLRELEVPHFHHELVYEAVVMVLESTGETPVVMMVKLLKVLWETGLVTLDQMNRGFQRVYDELGDISLDVPLAHRILERLVDLCFEEGVITKQLRDTCPARGRKRFVSEGDGGQIKQ, from the exons atgggtcagtccgctccctgcttcccccccttcccagagccatggcTCAGTCTGGCGGCTGTGGAACCGTTGCTCCGGGGGCAG GCCACGTGCCAGGCAGGCTCAGAGGACGAGGCTCTGGAAGAGGAGCTGATGGATGGCGACGAGTCCCGCTCCTGGACCCCACAGGAGAAGGCCCTGCACGAAGCTCGGCTCAAAGCCAAGGCCAAGCGGCGCCTGCGGCGCACCTCGTCCCGGGACTccacccgggagccggcacccgaggggggggagcccagccccGACCCCAGCAGCCCCAAGGGCAAGACCAATGACAGGAAGTCGCGTATGGGCAAGGGCCGTGGGCTCCCCAAGAAAG GTGGTGCTGGGGGCAAGGGTGTGTGGGGTGCACCTGGCCTGGTGTACGGGTACCAGGAGCCCGACGCTCGGGACCCCAACTACGACGAATCATCTCAG GGCGACACGGTCTATGCCACGGTGACGCcggagctggaggagggggagctggagaagAACGTGCACCCCATGGTGCTGGAGTACTTTGAACACGGGGACACCCTCGAGGTGATG GAGCTGCTGAAGGAGCTGAACCTGGGCAGCAGGAAGCACGCCGTCCCCTCACTGGCTGTGGCGCTGGCACTGGAGGGCAAGGCCAGCCACCGGGAGCTGACCTCCCGCCTGCTCTCTGACCTCGTGGGCAAGGTCATGACCTCGGAGGACATCGCCAGGGCCTTCGACAAGATGCTCAAGGACCTGCCTGACCTCATCCTGGACACTCCTGAGGCTCcgcag ATGCTGGGCCAATTCATTGCCCGGGCCGTGGCTGACCATGCGTTGCCCCTGGACTTCCTGGACCGCTACAAGGGGCGCGTGGACTGTGAGCACGCCCG GGCTGCCTTGGACCGCGCCGCAGTGCTGCTCCGGATCAAGCGGGACGTGAACCAGTTGGACAacgtgtggggagtggggggcggCCAGAGGCCCGTGAAGCATCTCATCAAAGAG ATGAACCTGCTGCTGCGCGAGTACCTGCTGTCCGGGGAGGTGTCGGAGGCAGAGCACTGCCTGCGGGAACTGGAGGTCCCTCACTTCCATCATGAGCTGGTCTATGAG GCTGTAGTGATGGTGCTGGAGTCCACAGGCGAGACGCCCGTCGTCATGATGGTAAAACTGCTCAAGGTGCTGTGGGAGACCGGCCTGGTGACCCTGGACCAGATGAACCGG GGCTTTCAGCGAGTCTATGACGAGCTCGGAGACATCAGCCTGGATGTGCCCCTTGCTCACCGTATCCTGGAGCGGCTGGTGGATCTCTGCTTCGAGGAGGGAGTCATCACCAAGCAGCTGAGAGACACCTGCCCAGCCAG GGGCCGGAAGCGATTTGTGAGCGAGGGTGATGGGGGGCAGATCAAGCAGTAA
- the LOC101933898 gene encoding programmed cell death protein 4-like isoform X1 → MSGSVSPARGPAAAALATCQAGSEDEALEEELMDGDESRSWTPQEKALHEARLKAKAKRRLRRTSSRDSTREPAPEGGEPSPDPSSPKGKTNDRKSRMGKGRGLPKKGGAGGKGVWGAPGLVYGYQEPDARDPNYDESSQGDTVYATVTPELEEGELEKNVHPMVLEYFEHGDTLEVMELLKELNLGSRKHAVPSLAVALALEGKASHRELTSRLLSDLVGKVMTSEDIARAFDKMLKDLPDLILDTPEAPQMLGQFIARAVADHALPLDFLDRYKGRVDCEHARAALDRAAVLLRIKRDVNQLDNVWGVGGGQRPVKHLIKEMNLLLREYLLSGEVSEAEHCLRELEVPHFHHELVYEAVVMVLESTGETPVVMMVKLLKVLWETGLVTLDQMNRGFQRVYDELGDISLDVPLAHRILERLVDLCFEEGVITKQLRDTCPARGRKRFVSEGDGGQIKQ, encoded by the exons ATGTCGGGATCGGTCAGCCCCGCCCGCGGCCCGGCCGCCGCCGCCCTG GCCACGTGCCAGGCAGGCTCAGAGGACGAGGCTCTGGAAGAGGAGCTGATGGATGGCGACGAGTCCCGCTCCTGGACCCCACAGGAGAAGGCCCTGCACGAAGCTCGGCTCAAAGCCAAGGCCAAGCGGCGCCTGCGGCGCACCTCGTCCCGGGACTccacccgggagccggcacccgaggggggggagcccagccccGACCCCAGCAGCCCCAAGGGCAAGACCAATGACAGGAAGTCGCGTATGGGCAAGGGCCGTGGGCTCCCCAAGAAAG GTGGTGCTGGGGGCAAGGGTGTGTGGGGTGCACCTGGCCTGGTGTACGGGTACCAGGAGCCCGACGCTCGGGACCCCAACTACGACGAATCATCTCAG GGCGACACGGTCTATGCCACGGTGACGCcggagctggaggagggggagctggagaagAACGTGCACCCCATGGTGCTGGAGTACTTTGAACACGGGGACACCCTCGAGGTGATG GAGCTGCTGAAGGAGCTGAACCTGGGCAGCAGGAAGCACGCCGTCCCCTCACTGGCTGTGGCGCTGGCACTGGAGGGCAAGGCCAGCCACCGGGAGCTGACCTCCCGCCTGCTCTCTGACCTCGTGGGCAAGGTCATGACCTCGGAGGACATCGCCAGGGCCTTCGACAAGATGCTCAAGGACCTGCCTGACCTCATCCTGGACACTCCTGAGGCTCcgcag ATGCTGGGCCAATTCATTGCCCGGGCCGTGGCTGACCATGCGTTGCCCCTGGACTTCCTGGACCGCTACAAGGGGCGCGTGGACTGTGAGCACGCCCG GGCTGCCTTGGACCGCGCCGCAGTGCTGCTCCGGATCAAGCGGGACGTGAACCAGTTGGACAacgtgtggggagtggggggcggCCAGAGGCCCGTGAAGCATCTCATCAAAGAG ATGAACCTGCTGCTGCGCGAGTACCTGCTGTCCGGGGAGGTGTCGGAGGCAGAGCACTGCCTGCGGGAACTGGAGGTCCCTCACTTCCATCATGAGCTGGTCTATGAG GCTGTAGTGATGGTGCTGGAGTCCACAGGCGAGACGCCCGTCGTCATGATGGTAAAACTGCTCAAGGTGCTGTGGGAGACCGGCCTGGTGACCCTGGACCAGATGAACCGG GGCTTTCAGCGAGTCTATGACGAGCTCGGAGACATCAGCCTGGATGTGCCCCTTGCTCACCGTATCCTGGAGCGGCTGGTGGATCTCTGCTTCGAGGAGGGAGTCATCACCAAGCAGCTGAGAGACACCTGCCCAGCCAG GGGCCGGAAGCGATTTGTGAGCGAGGGTGATGGGGGGCAGATCAAGCAGTAA